GCTACTATTTTTGCCCCGATAGCGAAGTGCAACGCAGCGACAGGGGCACTTTTTTTCTATAAGCCTCTGAAAAGAAATTTCAGGGGCTACTATTTTTGCACCGAAAGTGGAGAGTAACGTAGCAGTTAGTCTGAGTTGATGGTAGCGGAGACGTCGGCTTCTGCGGGAACGCACACAACGTAAGACGCGGGCATTCTGCGCGTTAGCGAGTGTTGCGGCTTACGTGTGTGCCCGCGGAAAGCGTCCGTTGTAGCACACATCAACAGCACTAGCATGCGCAACAAATAACACCTATGTATAAAAAAACAGGCGGTGTTTGCCACTGCCTGCTTAACTATGTTTTTAACGTTTTATTTACTTCGTCACGCACTTCAAAAATATCAAATGGCTTCGTAAAATATCGAATTGCCCCTAATTCCAACGCCTCCTGAACAACATCTAATTCACCGTATGCTGTCATCATAAAGACAGGTAATTCAGGCCATTTCTCTTTTAAACGCTTTAAAATTTCTATGCCATCCATGCCAGGAATCTTCATGTCTAGCAATACACAGTCTATCGATTCTTCCTCTGCATAACGTAGTGCCTCAGCGCCATTCGCTGCTAAATATGTAACGTAACCTTCTTTTTTTAATACTTCATTTAATAGCAAACGAATTCCCTGCTGATCATCAACAATTAGTAATCGTTTCACATTGCATTCCGCCCTTTTTGAATTATTATTCTTGCACAAAAAGATCTATATATGTAATATTCTCCTTTTACAGCTTAATACCTTCTAGTATTATAAATTATCTACTCTTTTGCTTTATGCTTCACACATCCATATAATATTGATTGAGGTGGAATCATGTCAAAAATTCTAACAACACAGTTGAGCGGATTATTACAAAGAATAACACAAAATGAAGAAGAAGCTATTGAAGAAACAGCACGATTACTTGCACAAGCTGCGATAGGCGAAGGCAATGTCTATTTTGCTTGCTTTGGTGAAATGCAAGTTGTCGAATTAAATGCACTTCAGGGTGTTGAGCGTTTTTCTAAGCTACTCCCTTGGACCGAGCATACAGTCGTTAGCGAAGCAGATCGCATCTGTATTTTTACACGCAGTGCACATGATCAGGAAGCATTAGCCTTAGCACAAAAATTGAGTGCTCAATTTATACCATTTGCAGCAGTGGCGAGTGAAGTAGCAAATAACGAAAATCCATTAGCCGATTTAGCGTATACATATATCTCTACTCGTATGCGCGGTGGTTTAATGCCTAATGATTTAGGTGAGCGTATTGTTGTACCGCATGCAATAGCTGCACTGTTCATTTATGAAGCTGTTAAAGTAATTTATGATGAAATGCTTGGCTTGGATGAGGAACTATAATCGTTTCTTAAATATGCACACAAAAAAGCTATAAACAAAAGGATGTCTCGTCATAACGAGACATCCTTTTTAGTATTATTTAAATGTTGCACCAATGAAATCACGGAATAATGGTTGTGGACGGTTTGGACGTGACACGAACTCTGGGTGGAATTGGCATGCTACAAAGAAATTGTTTTCTGGTAGTTCAATGATTTCCACTAAT
This genomic interval from Lysinibacillus sphaericus contains the following:
- a CDS encoding response regulator, with the translated sequence MKRLLIVDDQQGIRLLLNEVLKKEGYVTYLAANGAEALRYAEEESIDCVLLDMKIPGMDGIEILKRLKEKWPELPVFMMTAYGELDVVQEALELGAIRYFTKPFDIFEVRDEVNKTLKT
- a CDS encoding DUF2529 family protein → MSKILTTQLSGLLQRITQNEEEAIEETARLLAQAAIGEGNVYFACFGEMQVVELNALQGVERFSKLLPWTEHTVVSEADRICIFTRSAHDQEALALAQKLSAQFIPFAAVASEVANNENPLADLAYTYISTRMRGGLMPNDLGERIVVPHAIAALFIYEAVKVIYDEMLGLDEEL